Proteins from one Apium graveolens cultivar Ventura unplaced genomic scaffold, ASM990537v1 ctg7099, whole genome shotgun sequence genomic window:
- the LOC141703777 gene encoding beta-glucosidase 6-like isoform X1 — MQANSIWLYIVPWGMRSLLNYVKTRYGNPLVIITENGMDDANNSSISIKDALKDEKRIKYHNDYLTNVLAAITEDGCNVKGYFAWSLLDNFEWASGFSSRFGLYYVDYHDKLRRYAKDSAYWFKRFLAPN; from the exons ATGCAGGCCAATTCGATATGGTTGTACATAGTACCTTGGGGAATGAGAAGTCTTCTGAATTATGTGAAGACAAGATATGGGAATCCCTTAGTCATAATAACTGAAAATG GTATGGATGATGCAAATAACTCATCTATTTCCATTAAGGATGCGCTGAAGGATGAGAAAAGGATCAAATACCATAACGATTACTTGACAAACGTGCTTGCAGCTATCAC GGAAGATGGATGTAACGTGAAAGGATACTTTGCTTGGTCTCTCTTGGATAACTTTGAATGGGCATCTGGATTCAGTTCAAGGTTTGGTCTGTATTATGTTGATTACCATGACAAGCTCAGAAGATATGCGAAGGACTCAGCTTACTGGTTTAAGAGATTCTTGGCTCCAAATTAG
- the LOC141703777 gene encoding phosphatidylinositol/phosphatidylcholine transfer protein SFH3-like isoform X2 has product MGIWIQFKGLKSFNKAARDLFQRIQSIDGNNHPETLCRMYIINAGSGFRLLWNTVKSFLDPKTTAKINVLGNKYQSKLLEIIDASELPEFLGGTCDCAKKGGCMQSDKGPWNDPEIMKVVFCLLSVFKF; this is encoded by the exons ATGGGCATCTGGATTCAGTTCAAG GGACTGAAAAGTTTTAATAAAGCGGCCAGGGACCTTTTCCAACGTATTCAGAGTATTGATGGTAATAATCACCCCGAG ACCTTGTGCCGCATGTACATCATTAATGCTGGCTCTGGATTCAGGCTACTGTGGAACACAGTCAAATCATTCCTTGACCCAAAAACTACTGCCAAGATCAAT GTCCTTGGAAATAAGTACCAAAGCAAGTTGCTGGAGATAATTGATGCTAG TGAGCTCCCAGAGTTTTTAGGAGGTACTTGTGATTGCGCAAAGAAAGGTGGCTGTATGCAATCGGATAAGGGGCCATGGAATGATCCTGAGATCATGAAGGTTGTATTCTGTCTTCTTTcagttttcaaattttaa
- the LOC141703777 gene encoding phosphatidylinositol/phosphatidylcholine transfer protein SFH10-like isoform X3: protein MMTLLMGIAAIVQLTRNVYRRLTAATLYSSSMPGADDSVRGQAHPYNMPSVTVSHNDYLMKMKRISNLEETVIILSQKPATMPNAAFSRVHDLEQEISATKKDLDDALVQQAHLIAFMEKKKKKKFIF, encoded by the exons ATGATGACCCTTTTGATGGGCATTGCGGCTATAGTCCAACTGACTAGAAATGTTTACCGAAGGCTTACTGCTGCCACTCTCTACTCCAGCTCTATGCCTGGTGCTGATGATTCTGTTAGAGGTCAGGCACATCCCTACAATATGCCTTCAGTAACTGTATCTCACAATGACTACTTAATGAAGATGAAGCGTATAAGCAATCTTGAGGAAACAGTCATCATTCTCAGCCAGAAACCGGCAACAATGCCGAATGCAGCTTTCTCTCGTGTCCATGATCTAGAACAAGAGATTTCAGCTACCAAAAAG GATCTTGATGATGCCCTTGTGCAACAAGCACACCTCATAGCCTTCatggagaagaagaagaaaaagaagttTATTTTCTAG